Proteins from a genomic interval of Oncorhynchus clarkii lewisi isolate Uvic-CL-2024 chromosome 13, UVic_Ocla_1.0, whole genome shotgun sequence:
- the LOC139423931 gene encoding neurogenic differentiation factor 2-like: MLTRLFSDPSLLPDMQKYSAWAEDSESEDSKTKDDEDHCRVGDDDMDVPDLRSSRAHSEIGGEDEDDEADEDEGEDGAEGDGPKKRGPKKRKMTPARIERSKLRRQKANSRERTRMHDLNSALDNLRKVVPCYSKTQKLSKIETLRLAKNYIWALSEILRSGKKPDLVSYVQTLCKGLSQPTTNLVAGCLQLNSRNFLTEQCPEGGRYPGSNSFSMHPYPYQCSRLSSPQYQSGSNSHPLRTHGYCSAYDSLYGGSGSPEYNSPEYEGPISPPVCINGNFSLKHQGTTSPEVAEKGYHYSMHYSGLSGSRPTAGHIYGSSGVRSSIHTENVSPYHDMHLHHERAPVPVYDELNAFFHN; this comes from the coding sequence ATGTTGACTAGGCTGTTCAGTGACCCGTCGCTGCTTCCCGACATGCAGAAGTATTCGGCCTGGGCAGAGGACAGCGAGAGCGAGGACTCGAAGACCAAGGATGATGAGGATCACTGCCGCGTGGGCGATGACGACATGGATGTCCCGGACCTGAGAAGCAGCCGGGCACATTCTGAGATCGGCGGTGAAGACGAGGATGACGAGGCGGATGAGGACGAAGGAGAGGACGGTGCCGAGGGGGACGGGCCCAAAAAACGGGGCCCTAAGAAGCGTAAAATGACACCTGCGCGTATCGAGCGATCCAAGTTGCGCCGTCAAAAGGCAAACTCACGGGAGAGGACGCGCATGCACGACCTGAACTCTGCGCTCGACAATCTGCGTAAAGTCGTGCCCTGTTACTCAAAAACGCAGAAGCTCTCCAAAATTGAGACTCTCCGTTTGGCCAAGAACTATATCTGGGCCCTCTCTGAGATCCTGCGCTCCGGGAAGAAGCCTGATCTTGTGTCTTACGTGCAGACGCTGTGTAAAGGACTGTCCCAACCCACGACCAACCTGGTTGCGGGTTGTCTGCAGCTCAACTCCCGAAACTTCCTAACGGAGCAGTGTCCGGAGGGGGGACGCTATCCCGGCTCCAACTCCTTCTCCATGCATCCTTACCCCTACCAGTGCTCCCGCCTCTCCAGCCCTCAGTACCAGTCTGGTTCCAACTCGCATCCCTTACGGACACACGGGTACTGCTCAGCCTACGATTCACTGTACGGTGGCAGTGGATCTCCAGAATACAACAGCCCAGAGTATGAGGGGCCCATCTCCCCTCCCGTGTGCATCAATGGCAACTTTTCTCTGAAGCACCAGGGCACTACGTCCCCCGAGGTAGCCGAGAAAGGCTATCATTACTCTATGCATTACTCCGGCCTGTCCGGCTCTCGCCCCACTGCTGGCCACATATACGGTTCTTCAGGGGTGCGGAGCAGCATCCACACCGAAAACGTATCGCCTTACCACGACATGCACCTGCACCACGAAAGGGCCCCCGTCCCCGTGTACGATGAACTCAATGCGTTTTTCCACAACTGA